A portion of the Burkholderia sp. GAS332 genome contains these proteins:
- a CDS encoding Imidazolonepropionase, with product MTTFLFRNGALLDPTRPDLLEGFEVLIEDGFVREVSDKPIQSSSARVIDVKGKTIMPGLIDLHVHVVAIEFNLPRVATLPNVLVTLRAVPIMRAMLRRGFTTVRDAGGAGYPFKQAVESGLIEGPRLFVSGRALSQTGGHADPRARSDYMPPDSPCGCCVRVGALGRVADGVDEVRRAVREELQMGADQIKIMASGGVASPTDPVGAFGYSEDEIRAIVAEAQGRGTYVLAHAYTAAAIARAVRCGVRTIEHGNLIDEETARLVAEHGAYVVPTLVTYDALASEGEKYGLPPESIAKIADVHGAGLHSIEIMKRAGVKMGFGTDLLGEAQRLQSDEFRILADVLSPAEVIASATLVGAEVLGMQDKLGRIMPGAHADVLVVDGNPLKSVDCLLGQGEHIPLVMKDGRLFVNELESV from the coding sequence TTGACCACCTTCCTCTTCCGTAACGGCGCGCTTCTCGATCCTACCCGTCCTGATCTGCTGGAAGGCTTCGAAGTCCTGATCGAAGACGGCTTCGTCCGCGAAGTTTCCGACAAGCCGATACAAAGCAGCAGCGCGCGCGTCATTGACGTCAAAGGCAAAACGATCATGCCAGGTCTGATCGATCTGCATGTGCATGTCGTCGCGATCGAGTTCAATCTGCCGCGCGTCGCGACGCTCCCCAACGTGCTGGTGACGCTGCGCGCCGTGCCGATCATGCGCGCGATGCTGCGCCGCGGCTTCACCACCGTGCGTGACGCAGGGGGTGCAGGGTATCCATTCAAGCAGGCGGTCGAGTCAGGGCTGATCGAAGGCCCACGTCTCTTCGTATCCGGCCGCGCGTTAAGCCAGACGGGCGGCCATGCCGATCCGCGCGCCCGCTCCGACTACATGCCGCCCGATTCACCCTGCGGATGCTGCGTGCGCGTGGGCGCGCTTGGCCGCGTGGCGGACGGCGTCGATGAGGTGCGCCGAGCCGTGCGCGAGGAACTGCAGATGGGCGCCGACCAGATCAAGATCATGGCTTCGGGCGGGGTGGCTTCACCGACCGATCCGGTCGGCGCATTCGGTTACTCCGAAGATGAGATCCGCGCCATCGTAGCCGAAGCGCAGGGGCGCGGCACCTATGTACTGGCGCATGCCTATACGGCCGCGGCGATCGCGCGCGCGGTGCGTTGTGGTGTGCGCACGATCGAACACGGCAATCTGATTGACGAGGAGACCGCCCGCCTTGTCGCAGAGCACGGTGCGTATGTCGTGCCGACCCTGGTCACTTACGATGCCCTTGCAAGCGAAGGCGAGAAGTATGGACTGCCGCCGGAAAGCATTGCGAAAATTGCGGACGTGCATGGCGCCGGCCTGCACTCGATTGAAATCATGAAGCGCGCCGGGGTCAAGATGGGCTTCGGTACGGACTTGCTCGGCGAGGCCCAGCGTCTGCAAAGCGATGAGTTCCGGATCCTGGCCGACGTCCTGTCACCGGCCGAAGTGATTGCGAGCGCGACCCTCGTTGGAGCAGAAGTGCTGGGCATGCAGGACAAGCTCGGCAGAATCATGCCGGGCGCCCATGCCGATGTGCTGGTGGTCGACGGCAATCCGCTGAAGTCCGTCGATTGCCTGTTGGGTCAGGGCGAGCATATTCCGCTCGTGATGAAGGATGGCCGGCTCTTCGTCAACGAGCTCGAAAGCGTTTGA
- a CDS encoding phospholipid transport system substrate-binding protein, with translation MKTLFLVTLCATLFSFGGTAYAQVDQSQPQVLIKTATQQILDEVRTRAVQPDDIPRIMDIVNRDIIPYTDFRRTTSLAMGHYWRTATPAQQQQMVEQFKMLLIHTYSGAIGQLQPDQRIEYPPIHVAPTDTDVVVRTIATRNGEPAEIDYRLYSTPQGWRLYDLNVLGVWLIQTYRQQFSDKIQQSGVDGLIQFLAERNEQLAAGKQ, from the coding sequence ATGAAGACTCTTTTTCTAGTGACGCTTTGCGCGACGCTGTTCTCATTTGGCGGTACGGCGTACGCGCAAGTCGACCAATCGCAGCCGCAGGTTCTGATCAAGACCGCGACGCAGCAGATACTCGACGAGGTGCGCACCCGGGCGGTCCAGCCGGACGATATTCCCCGCATCATGGATATCGTGAACCGCGACATCATTCCTTACACCGATTTTCGCCGGACCACGTCGCTCGCGATGGGCCACTACTGGCGCACGGCAACGCCGGCGCAGCAGCAGCAAATGGTCGAACAGTTCAAGATGCTCCTGATCCACACCTATTCAGGCGCTATCGGCCAGCTCCAACCTGACCAACGGATCGAGTACCCGCCGATACACGTTGCGCCAACCGATACGGACGTGGTGGTGCGCACGATTGCAACCCGGAACGGCGAGCCAGCGGAGATCGATTACCGGTTGTACAGCACGCCGCAAGGCTGGCGCCTGTATGACCTGAACGTGCTCGGCGTCTGGCTGATCCAGACATATCGGCAGCAGTTCAGCGACAAAATCCAGCAAAGCGGTGTGGACGGTCTGATCCAGTTTCTCGCTGAGCGCAACGAGCAGCTCGCTGCGGGCAAGCAGTAA
- a CDS encoding MFS transporter, putative metabolite:H+ symporter has product MSMIADRIERLPFSGFHRRLLLMGGLGYTFDAMDAAVLAFLLPVLRTQWGLTSVQTGVLGSGTFIGYFVGAMLAGMLGDIIGRRKVMMYALVIYCIASLASAVANDWGFFLATRIVAGLGTGAESAIVAPFLSEFVARRYRGSFTGSLAGFFSFGFVAAALLGYLVIPLAPNAWRAVMVITALPIVMLLWWRRALPESPRWLEARDRHAEADAIVSRMEEEVTKAGIQLEPLPPVRDGGVPLAAGRASIVANVKALWSAKLARITAMTWLMWLSITFSYYAFFTWIPGLLVQNGMTITRSFSYSVVIYLGQIPGYFSGAWLNEKIGRQATIASYMILGGASALGLALTHTDAGIMISGILLSFFMNGTYAGVYAYTPEVFPTDVRATGTGLASSIGRLGAIAAPILVGYVYPRLGFAGVFGATTLVLLTGALAVVLMGVPTRGRSLEDIAAGQVEH; this is encoded by the coding sequence ATGTCGATGATTGCTGACCGCATCGAGCGCCTGCCGTTTTCAGGTTTTCACCGCCGTCTGCTGTTGATGGGCGGCCTCGGCTACACCTTCGATGCGATGGACGCGGCCGTGCTCGCGTTCCTGCTGCCGGTGCTGCGCACGCAATGGGGGCTGACGAGTGTCCAGACGGGCGTGCTGGGAAGCGGCACGTTCATCGGCTATTTCGTCGGCGCGATGCTGGCCGGCATGCTTGGCGATATCATCGGCCGACGCAAGGTCATGATGTACGCGCTCGTGATCTACTGCATAGCGTCGCTTGCCAGCGCAGTAGCAAATGACTGGGGATTTTTTCTTGCGACGCGGATTGTCGCCGGGTTGGGGACGGGCGCGGAAAGCGCCATCGTCGCGCCGTTTCTCTCGGAGTTCGTGGCGCGGCGGTATCGCGGGAGTTTCACCGGCAGCCTCGCAGGGTTTTTCTCCTTTGGCTTCGTGGCGGCCGCACTGCTCGGCTATTTGGTGATCCCGCTCGCCCCCAATGCATGGCGCGCCGTCATGGTCATCACGGCATTGCCCATTGTGATGCTGCTCTGGTGGCGCCGCGCGTTGCCCGAGTCGCCGCGCTGGCTCGAGGCGCGCGACCGTCATGCAGAAGCCGATGCAATCGTGTCGCGGATGGAGGAGGAGGTGACCAAAGCGGGCATACAGTTGGAGCCGCTGCCTCCTGTGCGCGACGGAGGTGTTCCGCTCGCGGCCGGACGGGCCTCGATCGTCGCGAATGTCAAAGCGTTGTGGTCGGCGAAGCTCGCGCGCATCACGGCCATGACGTGGCTGATGTGGCTATCCATCACGTTCAGCTACTACGCTTTTTTCACGTGGATTCCCGGCTTGCTGGTGCAGAACGGGATGACGATCACGCGAAGCTTTTCGTATTCAGTCGTGATTTACCTTGGACAGATCCCGGGATACTTTTCAGGCGCGTGGCTCAACGAGAAGATCGGCCGGCAGGCGACAATCGCGTCATACATGATATTGGGCGGTGCATCGGCGCTCGGGCTCGCGTTGACGCATACCGATGCCGGCATCATGATATCGGGCATCCTGCTTTCGTTCTTCATGAACGGTACCTATGCCGGCGTTTATGCTTATACCCCGGAGGTGTTTCCCACCGACGTGCGCGCAACGGGCACCGGGCTCGCTTCCTCCATTGGCCGGCTGGGCGCGATTGCCGCGCCTATCCTCGTCGGGTATGTCTATCCGCGGCTGGGCTTTGCCGGGGTGTTCGGTGCGACGACGCTGGTGCTGCTGACCGGTGCGTTGGCCGTGGTGCTCATGGGAGTGCCGACGCGCGGAAGGTCGCTCGAGGATATTGCAGCCGGGCAGGTCGAACATTGA
- a CDS encoding ureidoglycolate lyase translates to MPMTQAIDYLNPALPSGLRRVSMPVVDATPATLDGFGRLVADPRECSIEIVQWPAVGTRPIDPGTGDEAGTTEGTFVSEWRGDILYGRNEAVGGHYILAYAKEPEAARDDNANAPERMLLWHANYHPDGGQLFFPLDPLPFYVPLALPGDDIAPEKFVCFRFDGQQGLYIHPNIWHEGVFTLRGTQRFFDKQGAVHARVSVDFAREFGCLLEAPIASDA, encoded by the coding sequence ATGCCGATGACCCAAGCAATCGACTACCTCAACCCTGCCCTTCCTTCTGGCCTCCGGCGTGTGTCGATGCCCGTGGTCGACGCGACCCCTGCAACGCTTGACGGATTTGGCAGGCTTGTGGCGGACCCGAGAGAGTGCTCGATCGAGATTGTGCAGTGGCCGGCTGTGGGGACCAGACCCATCGATCCTGGAACCGGTGATGAGGCAGGCACAACCGAAGGCACATTTGTCAGCGAATGGCGCGGGGACATTCTCTACGGTCGAAACGAGGCGGTGGGCGGTCACTATATCCTTGCGTACGCAAAGGAGCCTGAAGCAGCCCGCGACGACAACGCCAATGCACCGGAACGCATGTTGCTTTGGCACGCGAACTACCACCCGGACGGTGGACAACTGTTCTTTCCTCTCGACCCTCTTCCGTTCTACGTTCCATTGGCATTGCCCGGGGACGACATCGCGCCAGAGAAGTTCGTGTGCTTTCGCTTCGATGGACAGCAGGGTCTCTACATCCATCCAAACATCTGGCATGAAGGTGTGTTCACGCTGAGAGGAACACAGCGGTTCTTTGACAAGCAGGGCGCCGTCCACGCGCGCGTCTCTGTCGACTTTGCCCGCGAGTTTGGGTGTCTTCTGGAAGCGCCGATCGCCAGCGACGCCTAA